gtttagacttaaacatatagaactttattttacgatgtaggtGATATATTAAGAATACagtagtttcttttattaaagatacatatatagagagagaatttttaattagctatatgatataagattaaaatttagataaaagagcttttattattctttacattgttgtaaccttttgtagtaagatGGAGAGGgaaaaattttaatttagaattttaagaattggtaatattgtataaaattagTAGAAACTTTTACAcggggagagataagagcctccattgagggagtaatgagaaaaaaaaagttagtatatgattgattttaagcattgttgttgtgtttataactatatattgttttactttatggtggagaaaataaaaaaccttataccgaaaaaaaaacccaggctcagactcaacccagacaagactgagtggctctgGATATTGCCTCCTAAAGACTATGTCACCTGTCCATCCGTGGCTCTTGGGGGGCAGAAATTGGtcccctcagaatgggttcaAAATTTGGGGggcctcctagactcacagctaaaacAAGATCAACATTTCACAGCTGTTGCCAGAGGGGCCTTTGCACAAGTTCGCCTAATGCGCCAACTGTGACCCCAGCTGGACTGAGAGGCTCTCCTGACAGTCAATCACGCCCTTGTCGCCTCACGGTTAGATGATTGCAACACATGGGGCTCTGCAGGGGGCTACCCTCGAAGAGTGCTCggagactacaactggtccagaatgtgGCTGTGCCAGCTGTTGTAGGCTCCCCCTGGGCACACCCCCGCCACACCAATCCTCCGCGAGCTGCGCTGGCTCCCTGTTGGCCTCCGGGCaccattcaaggtgttggtcattaggGCCAGGTTATccttgagaccgccttctgccacacaactcccagtgactggtgagatcccacagagttggtctcctccaggtcccgtctgctaAATAGGGTCAGCTGGCAGGCCcgtggggagggccttctctgtggctgcccccgtTCCCTGGAACCCCCGGACTGTCCCCACCCTGTTGACTTTCCAAAAAGCAGTTAAGACCCGGCTTTTCTGGCAGTCCCAGGGCCGTTGAGCTGGCGGTGGTTACGGATGAGATGTCATGGAATGAtgtgggtcctcggagaggggcatgcaagtctaataaataaataaataaataataataataataataataataataataataataataataaatggtttttcattgttttaatgtttaagatattttaaagattttacttaagccacccggagacctttgggagttgggcgacatataaatttaattaataataataacaacaacaacaacaacaacaacaacaacaacaactgtcatGTCAAAATTCTGGGTTGGGGCTGTGAGATCAGTTCTGCTTTGCTCAAGATGAGTAAAGCGCCCAGATGGAGCCTTCAGGCCCTGGAGCAGGAAGCCAACTGAAGGACCAGGCCCTCTGTGCCTGGCTGTGACTGGACCAGGAGGGCTCTTTcccccctgccccctccccaaGCTGGCTTGGCAGAGGCAAGGCCCACAGGGACAGGGGACACTGCTTGCTGTTCAGTTTGCTGTGACCTTTTCGCTCCCTCCACCCAAGGCAAGAGTAGGGGGCACctttggggggagagagagtcCCTGTCGGACAAAAACAGCCCTGCCCAGATGCAAgcattgttctctctctctctcttttcctctgtaGGGCTCCAGCTGTGCTCTTGGACACTGCCCTTGGAGGTGTCGGTGGGCAAGGCACCTGTCATTTACGCCAAGAACGGCACCAACGTGCTCCTGCCTTGCACTTTCACCTCCTGCATCGGCATTGAGAAAGCCAGCTTCCTATGGAGCCACAATCACACCGAAGTGCGTGGCCTGTGGTGACTGGCGAAGGGCTGGGCCGGGCAGGAGGCTGACCGGCTGGCAGGGCTGCTGGGTTGGAGCGCTGGGTGCTTGGGGGAAGCTGGATTCCAGGCAGAAAGCATGGGGCACTTCCGGCACCTTGAAGGTGAAGGCGTCTACAGGTAGCCCTTGCTTAATAACCACGAAGGTGACCCGCAGCTCCATCATTTCGTATTGTGGTTGATAAAGAAGATACCACGCGGCCATGGTTATCTTAGGCCATGGCTGCTTCCTTCTCCGTTGACTCTGCTTGTCGGAAGCTGGCTGTGGGGCATGCAGATGGCACCATGTGACCAGAGttgggggggcgggggtgggggctgAGGCAGTGGCAAATGCCGGAGCTGCCCTGGTTGCAAGCGTTGAGGACCGATCACAACATTACTTTTCAGTGCTTTGGTAGCTCTGAACAGTCACTGAACGAGGCCGTCCTTGAGCAAGGCCAAATCCCTTGAATGGCGGCGTCATGATCCTTGGTGCTTTCATCAATGGCAGTGAACCATTGATGGCAGCCTTGGCACGGAGCAAGCAGCCTTGCCTGGCTCTGCCTGCCAGCCCCACAGAGACAGTCTGGGTTGCCACCGCCTGGGGAGCAGCCAGGGAACCGGGACAATTCCTCCTGCAAAGGGGCACCAGGACCCTGTCCCCGCCTTCTAGGGCTGGCTGGTGGATGAAGGCGGAAGCGACTAAGTCCTCCCCCCCCATTACCTCCCCAAGCAAGGTCCAAGTGTGGGGAGGAAATTCTGCATTGCCACCAGGCAGCACAAgcattggggagggggggcagcctCCACCCTCGGCCCCTCTCTCTGTGGAGGGTGCCTGGCCCGCTTGAGCCGTGGGGGGATTTGCCCTTCTTGGCAGCCCTGGCTCCACCGGCCGCTCTTGCCCCGCTGCAGATATTCAAGGGGGGGGTGAAGAACAAGGACTCCAAGCCGGAGCCCCACCCTGAGTTCAAGTTCAGCCTGAAGTACATGCTGCCCCCCGACCTGCCCCTCAGCAAGGACAACCGAGAGTTCAACGTTTCCCTCCTGCTGCTGGACGCCGACTTTGAGGACTCCGGCCCCTACACCTGCCTGGTCAAGAACCCCAAAGAGAAGAACGCCAACCACAGCGGGACGGTCACTCTCAAAGTGGTGGTGATGCGTGAGTAGCGGCCTTGCTCTGGCCTTGCGTGGGTGGGAATGGCCGGCTGAGGCAGGGGGGTAGGAGTGGGACCGGGCCTCCCCCCTGAGCCACTGGCCCACTGGGCTTGGGTGTGGGGAAGCGGGGGCTCCTTTCTTCCTGGTCCTCACTGCCTTCCCCGCCTCCCCAGTGGAGAAGGTGGACAACACCGTGACCCTCATCATTCTGTCGGTCGTGGGTGGCCTCGTTGGGCTCCTCGTCCTCATCATGCTGACCAAGAAACTAGTCCTCTTCATCCTCAAGAAGACCCGGAAGCAGAAGTGAGCGTGCCTGCGCTGCCTTGGGTGGGATGCGGGCAGCCCAGGTGACCGGCTGGCTCACTGGCAGGGAGGAGGCTGGGCTGGGAGCGGcttggccggccctcctgccctgGCAGAGTCCTCCGGGCAGTGGAGGTCCTGCGAGCGAGCGAGAGGCGGCCTTCCCCTCCTGGGCGGCCTGGGGAGGAGCAGTGTCTGCCTGGCTGGGAACCCCGGGTGGGGGGCGGAAGCAATGCTGAGCCGGCCTCTTTTCTGTCTCCTGCAGGGAGTGCCTGGTGAGCTCTTCAGCGAACGAGAACACCGAGAATGGGCTGCCGGGCTCCAAAATAGACTCCAAGTCAGCCCCCAAGGCCTGAGTGCGGGAGGCGAAGACCCCTGGGATCCAACCCTCCACGTTGATCTATCCAGACGCTCGCAAGGGCAGGAGAAGACCCCCTTACAAACGACTAACGCTTGAGACACAATTATGATATCCAACTGGCTGCAAGCAAGCGCTGCTTCTGGGGAGAAACTGCAGAGGCAGAGGGGGGCAAGCCCAGCGTTGGAGGGTGAACAAGGGGGTCCCTGACTCAGTCTGAGCTTCGGTTCCAGGAAGCCCTGCTGAAGCCGCAGGGATGACGTAGATGGGCCCCAGACCAAAGACCTGCTTCTCCTTCTGGCAAGCAGCATCAGCACTGGgggacggggtgggtggggggttgggGGTCTGAAGTGCTGCCTCCCCCCCTCAGTGGAGGAGGCCTGGAAGCTCCCCTGCTGACTCTCGGTTTCtgtgggagagggaggagggctTTGCTGGAGGGGCCGAGTGGGGTCCCCTCTCAGCCCGCTTTAGTGGCCCCCCAGCGCTTCTTCCAGGACTGAAGGCGGCTGCATCTGGACGTGGGTCTTTCTCCATGTCTCCGCCTGGCCAGACAGCAGTGGGCAGATGTGCAGCAAAGCCTCAAGAGAGTGACCGGAGCCGGGGCGGGGGGATCCTCTGCAGGGTCTCGCAGTTGCAGGGCCCCTTGCTCAATGAGgctgccagcccccccccccgtcggCTTCTCCCCTCTGCTTGCATGCTTCTTCCCTGGTCTCCTCGAGGGAGGGGGGCTGCAGGAGCCGAGCTTTCTGCCAGAGCATGACAAGGGCAGCATTTCTAAGGCCATGACCCCCCCAACCAATTTAATAGCCCAACGAGCCCctgtcctgcctgttgcccaGATTGGCCAGAGGCCAAGTCAAGCTGGACGAGGAGCCCCTGCTCCCTACTCACCCTGGCACCCCACCCTTCCCTTTCCCAGGCCACCAGCCAGGCCAAAGGATGACCAGGGACCTGGTGACCAGGCCCTTTCCCCACTGGGCTTAATTCATGGTGCTCCTCTGCCCAAAGGCAGCACCTCCAGGTCCTCTTGTTCATTCTGAGGTATAATttcagggagaaaaaaagagaaatctttACCAGGTTTAGCTGTTGGGACTGTAAGGGATGGAAATAGGTCAACTCCCTTCACTATCAAACCTATgagatgctccccccccccaagacagatGAGCTCTTACCAAATGCCCAAAGGGACCTGAGCACTCCGTCAGCAATCCGGGGTCTTTCCCTTGTTCTGAAAGTTGAGAGGGTGAGCAAGGGGCCCAACAGGAAGGGGAGTGGGCTCATCCTATGCATTGGCCCCCTGCCCCCTCTGCCCCCTCTGCCTTTTCTCACTCTTGTCTGGCTACAGAAGGCCATCGGGCTGCCTCTGCTTTGGCTCAGGGCTGCTCCTCTTTGCTGGGAGTCAACTATTGTAGTGCCAAAAACAAACCCAGCACAGGAGATGGGGGCTGCCCCCTTTCCCCACCCAGTCCCGCGCTCTGCCCAATCCCTTCAGGCTCAGGCGGACACACACACTCCCGGCCCCAGACATGGCCCTCCCCCAGCCGGTCCGAGGCCAACCGTCTCCCTCAGGGGAGAGAGAGGCTGCCCACCAGGGAAGCTTCCTTTGCCCAAGGACAAGGCTGGCCCGCCCAGGTAGCCCCAGTGGCCGGCCAATCAGGTTCCCAAGACTTACTGCATGGTAGCCCTAACCTCTGTGGCTTTCCCGTAGTTTGGGGGGGGCTTTCTTGTAGTGCAGACCCTCAACAGTCCTGGCAATAAACAGAGTCCTTCTCCTTACAGGTCAGCTCCTTATTTTGCAAGATCCCACAACAGTGTCCTATATATGCACGTTAATACAACTATGTTGTTTATTCAAAGTGTTTTGGCTGCTTTGGGTGCGCCAGGACTGACCACAACAGGCTCAAGAGACTGACCGGCTCTCAGGGAGACGATTTAATAACACCTAGTTCTTAAAGCAGAAGACGGAGAGGCCCAAGAGCTCGGCGCTTCTCATGAATCCAGCCTCCTTTAGGAGGCGCCTCTCCTTTTCCCGGGGACTTTCCCCATCGGGGcagcaggagccccccccccgcccattcCGGGGGGAGAGCTTTGGGAGAGGCCCGGTCCCTCTCGGAGAGGGCTCAGAGCCACCGGCACGTCCAGCTTCTGCTGAAGACACGCGGCATTTCCTTCCAAGCGGAGGCGGCTCGGCGATTCATTTCGCGGCGGCTGGCTGGATCTTTCGGGCTCCTCCAGCTCCTTCCGGcctgcctcctcctctttccaAGCGGGCAGAGAGCCTTCCTGAATCCCGCCGCCTCGGCCAGCGGTCTGCTCATCGCCTGGCCGTCGAAGGGCTTCCAGGAGGCTGCCGCTCGCCAGCACCAAGCGCCCCGGAGCGCCGTTCGGCCCTGGCACCGAGGGAAGGGCGGCATATCCGCGCCTGGGCGCCGGGCCCAAAgctgctgggggagggggggcttccTCGCGGAGGCCAGAAGCAGCCCGGGGAATGCCCCTCGCCCCCCCGGCCTGAGCGGCTGTCTGGGGAGCCCCGCTTGCCGCGTCCTCCTCGGGGCTCCCGGCTCCGGCCAGGCTGGCGGGGGCACTCCTTCCTCCCTTGGGAGCGCTCTGGGGTTCCTCCTCGCCCGCAGCCGCGTATTTCTGCCTCGGGCGGTTCCCTTCAGAGGTTCGCCttcagcccctcccccccagctgAGCCCTCCGCCCCGCCCCTCGCCCTCTCCCCCCGGAAAGCCTGGCTCAGCGATTCCCGGCAGAGCCGGGGCGGGGCAGCTTCCTTTCCTCCAAGGCAACTGCCAGGATGGACCTCCAGAAGGTGGGCAGAAGCGAGCCCTGGGCTTGGGGCAGCTTGGCTCCCGTGGGATTCCAGGCGGGGCTCCTGCTCTTCTCAGCCATTAAGCCCGAGCTCCTGGCGGGGGGGTGGGTGatctgcccccctccccctccaggtGTGTGGGAGGGGCTACCCGGAGGGGGTCCAAGGCTCCATCCTCCCACCACCCACCCTGCAGCGGGTAGCTGCTGTTTGAtccttgatcccccccccccccgccgctaaTGGCTTTGAGTTGTCTGGGCAGCCCGGAGACAGAGGCGGAGCCTGGGAGCAGCCCGGAGCTCAGGAAGCAAAGGCACCGCTCCACTCCAGGTGGGCGGGCGTGGAGGGGCCCCGCAGCTGCTGCCGATAGCGCCCGGGGAGCAGCTGCTTTCAGAGGCCTGTTGCCGGGGCAAGAGGAGCAGCCGACCTGTTGTAGGGAAGCCTTGCGGCAGGTGAAGGTGGCATGTGCTGGGTtagctcccctcccctcccgtgGGATGCAGACCCTTGACGCCGTGGCACCCGAGGGCTCTGGGAAATAGCCGGGTTCGGGAGGTTTAGCATTGCTCTTCCTGCGGGCGGCCCCGATGGGCGAGAGGCGGAGGAAGCAGGAGGGCTGAGGGGCCTTTCAAGGGCTTTGGCTCAGCGGCagcctccccctgggcccgcgCAGGTTGTGCTCCAGGGATTCTCTCCCTGCTCGTGACGTTGGCTGTGCAAGGGACCCTGGCTGGGGGTTTTGTGCTCTCGAGTGACCGGACTTCTCCAAGGGTGCCTTGAATTTAGGTGATGAAACTTTGGGGAGAAGACTGGAGAAATTCTGGAGGATTTCTGATGACAGTTGTTCACCATCCCCTGTGAGCTGAGCGTGACCAGGTGGGGCTGCGTTGAGCAGTAGAAACAAAAAGTCGGCCTACCACAAATGCCCACCAGAGGAAGTGCTTAGATgttgcccaccttggaaggacataCGTGGCCTCAATATGTCCTCTCAGATGGAGAGGGCCCAGCCACCATCTACCGTTACTTCTTagtaagctag
The nucleotide sequence above comes from Erythrolamprus reginae isolate rEryReg1 chromosome 12, rEryReg1.hap1, whole genome shotgun sequence. Encoded proteins:
- the SCN4B gene encoding sodium channel regulatory subunit beta-4, with protein sequence MAADWLGVALLGLQLCSWTLPLEVSVGKAPVIYAKNGTNVLLPCTFTSCIGIEKASFLWSHNHTEIFKGGVKNKDSKPEPHPEFKFSLKYMLPPDLPLSKDNREFNVSLLLLDADFEDSGPYTCLVKNPKEKNANHSGTVTLKVVVMLEKVDNTVTLIILSVVGGLVGLLVLIMLTKKLVLFILKKTRKQKECLVSSSANENTENGLPGSKIDSKSAPKA